The Vreelandella piezotolerans genomic interval ATTAGGAGACATGCGTTATTCACCTCGGTTTGGTAGAGCAAACCCTTGGCGCAGCGCATGGGCCAAGCCCTGAAGCGCCAATAAAAGAAACCCGAAGGGGATAAGAGCTTTGAGCACCCAGCGCAGCGGCAGGCCGCCTGGGTTGGGAGAGGCCTCGTTCCGAAGATAGGACTGCTCGACCCAGGGCAGCGTTAACCAGGCGATATAGAGCCCCATGGCCAGCAGCAGCAAGCCGCCAATCACTTCGATCACCCGCTGTAAGGCTTCCGGAAAGCGCTCGTAAAACACATCGACCCGCACCTGTTCGCCCATGAACAAAAGGTACGACATACCGAATAGCGCAATGGGGGAGATCAAGTGCCACTGCAACTCTTGTAGCCACACGGCGCCAATGCTGAACAGGTAGCGCATCACCACATCGCCTGCGACTAGGGCCACCAGTACCACGCAGATCCAAGCGGCGATCCAGCCAAATAGCCGGACCACCGCCTCGATCCCGTGGACAACGCGTTCCACGGTTTGCATATCACACCCCAATGATGTCGTTTAACCAAGCGCGTTCGCTGGCGCCTGCCCAGCGGTCATGGTTGGCCTTGAAGGCCATGTAGCTGTC includes:
- a CDS encoding TRAP transporter small permease subunit; this translates as MQTVERVVHGIEAVVRLFGWIAAWICVVLVALVAGDVVMRYLFSIGAVWLQELQWHLISPIALFGMSYLLFMGEQVRVDVFYERFPEALQRVIEVIGGLLLLAMGLYIAWLTLPWVEQSYLRNEASPNPGGLPLRWVLKALIPFGFLLLALQGLAHALRQGFALPNRGE